From a single Nothobranchius furzeri strain GRZ-AD chromosome 9, NfurGRZ-RIMD1, whole genome shotgun sequence genomic region:
- the dnaja2a gene encoding dnaJ homolog subfamily A member 2a, producing MANVADTRLYDILGVSPSATENELKKAYRKLAKEYHPDKNPNAGDKFKEISFAYEVLTNPEKKELYDRYGEQGLREGGGGGPGMEDIFSHIFGGGLFGFMGGQGNRSRNGGRRRGEDMVHPLKVSLEDLYNGKTTKLQLSKNVLCSGCNGQGGKTGAVQKCTTCRGRGMRVMIRQLAPGMVQQMQSVCTDCNGEGEVISEKDRCKKCEGKKVVKEVKILEVHVDKGMRHGQKITFGGEADQAPGVEPGDIVLVLQSKEHETFRRDNNDLFMNHKIGLAEALCGFQFMLKHLDGRQIVVKYPAGKVIEPGSVRVVRGEGMPQYRNPFEKGDLFIKFDVQFPDHNWISPEKLTELEDMLPSRSEPPIISGDTEEVDLQDYDASQSSSSSGGRREAYHDSSDDESSHHGTGVQCAHQ from the exons CTATACGACATTCTCGGAGTGTCTCCGTCCGCAACTGAAAACGAATTGAAGAAG GCATACCGTAAATTGGCAAAAGAATACCACCCTGACAAAAATCCAAATGCAGGAGATAAG TTCAAAGAAATCAGCTTTGCCTATGAGGTGCTGACCAACCCTGAAAAGAAGGAACTTTATGATCGCTATGGAGAACAAGGCTTGCGGGAAGGAGGAGGGGGTGGTCCTGGGATGGAAGACATCTTCTCCCACATCTTTGGTGGTGGGCTCTTTGGCTTCATGGGTGGGCAGGGGAACCGCTCGAGGAATGGGGGACGAAGACGAGGCGAGGACATGGTCCATCCACTCAA GGTGTCCCTAGAGGACCTGTACAACGGCAAAACAACAAAACTACAACTTAGCAAGAACGTACTATGTAGTGGATGTAATGG ACAGGGAGGCAAGACGGGCGCAGTGCAGAAATGTACCACATGTCGGGGGCGTGGAATGCGTGTCATGATCAGGCAGCTGGCCCCGGGGATGGTCCAACAGATGCAGTCTGTTTGTACTGATTGTAATGGAGAAG GTGAAGTTATCAGTGAAAAGGACCGTTGTAAAAAGTGTGAAGGCAAGAAAGTAGTGAAGGAGGTAAAAATCCTGGAAGTGCATGTGGATAAAGGCATGAGGCAtggccagaaaataacctttgggGGAGAAGCTGACCAGGCACCAGGCGTGGAGCCCGGGGACATAGTCCTTGTCCTTCAGTCTAAAGAGCATGAG ACATTCAGACGCGATAACAACGACCTGTTCATGAACCATAAGATTGGCCTGGCGGAGGCGCTGTGCGGCTTCCAGTTTATGCTGAAGCACTTAGATGGGAGACAGATTGTTGTCAAGTATCCTGCTGGAAAAGTTATTGAACCAG GCTCTGTCAGAGTGGTGCGAGGAGAAGGCATGCCGCAGTACAGGAACCCCTTTGAGAAGGGAGATCTGTTCATCAAGTTCGATGTCCAGTTCCCTGATCACAACTGGATCAGCCCAGAGAAACTTACG gagctggaggacaTGCTTCCCTCCAGGTCAGAGCCGCCCATCATCAGCGGAGACACGGAGGAGGTCGACCTGCAGGACTACGATGCCAGCcagagctcatcatcatcaggtgGCCGCCGAGAGGCGTACCACGACAGCTCCGATGACGAGAGCAGCCACCACGGAACAGGCGTGCAATGTGCCCACCAGTAG